A segment of the Alistipes communis genome:
GGTGCTGGTGCGCAGCAAGGAGTTCGAGGCGTTCCGGAAGGAGGTGCGTGCTTTCGAAAAACTCATGCGGGCCGAGTTCGCCGGCGTCGAGGAGGGGATTTCGATCAAAGCGGAGGCGTGCGAGCGTCCCGCCGAGATGATCTCCCGGGAGGTGCAGGACAAGCTGATCCGTGCCGTCGCGGCCTGTCCCGACGGTTTGCAGCGCATGTCGCCGGCGATGCCGGGGCTGGTGCAGACCTCGACCAATCTGGCGCGTGTCGTTTCGGACGGCCGCAGCGTGCAGCTGCAATGCCTGCTGCGCAGTTCGGTCAATTCCGAGAAGGAGGCGCTGGGCGACGCGATCGCCGCGGTGTTCGAACTGGCGGGCGCCAAGGTGGAGCTGACGGGCAGCTACGACGGCTGGAATCCCGACATGGACTCCCCGATCCTCAAAGCGATGACCGCCTCCTACGAGGCGCTCTACGGCAGCCGGCCGGCCGTCATGGCGATCCATGCGGGGCTGGAGTGCGGCGTGATCGGCGGCACCTATCCCAAATTGGACATGATCTCGTTCGGCCCCACGATCTGCTATCCCCATTCGCCCGACGAGCGGGTGGAGATCGCCTCGGTGGGCAAGTTCTATGAATTCCTGCTTCACACGTTGAAGCACATTCCCGTCCGGTAGCCGTGGTCGCTTCGTCGCCTCACGTCGAAGAGCATCAGTGGTTCGCCATCGTCAATCCCGTGGCCGGCAACGGCCGCGGGCTGGACGAGTTTCCGCGCATCTCGAAACTGCTGCGCGAGCAGCAGATCCACTGCGAGGCGGTGTTCAGCGAACACAAGTTCCACGCCGTCGAACTGACGGTCGAAGCCGTGCGGCGCGGCTACCGCCGCATCATCGCCGTCGGCGGCGATGGTACGCTGCACGAGGTGGTCAACGGGCTGTTCATCCAGCAGGTGGTGCCTCCGTCGGAGGTGCTGCTGGCGGTGATCGCCGTCGGGTCGGGCAACGACTGGATCCGCATGTTCGGTATTCCGCAGAACTGCGCCGACGCCATTCGCGCCATCCGCGAGGAGCATTCGTTCTTGCAGGACGTGGGCGTCGTATCGTACGAGGAGGCGAAATACCGCCAGAGCCGCTACATGGTCAACGTGGCGGGCGCAGGCTACGAAGCGCAGGTCGTGCGGTGCTTCAACCACCTCAAAAAGAAGGGGCGTCGCGGCCGCTGGCTCTACACATGGTCGGTCATCCGCTCCTTCTTCCGCTACAAACCCACGGGCACGAAGGTATGGGTCGACGGCAAACGGGTCTACAACGACCTGCTGCTCAGTATCGCGCTCGGTGTGGGCAAGTACAACGGCGGCGGTATCCAGCAATTGCCCGACGCCGTGGCCGACGACGGCATGTTCGACATCTCGCTGGTGCGCCCCATTCACTTCTGGCACATCATCTTCCGCTTCCACAAACTCTTCAACGGCAAGATCTACGAGATCCGCCACATCCTGCGCGAGCGGGGCGGCACGATCCGCATCGAGTCCTCGCCCGAAATCGAGGTCGAGCTCGACGGCGAACTGCTGGGGCATACGCCGCTCGAATTCACGATGCTGCGGCGCGCCATCCGCGTCGTGGTGTCGCGGGAGTTCCTCGAATCCATGGAGTAGCGGATGTCTCGTAAAACGGATACGGGCGACCTTCGAGGCCGCCCGTATCCGTATGAAGCCGCTATGTCCGGCGTCAGTTCGTTTCGATGACTTCGACCTCGGTGATCTCCCAGTCGAACAGATCGTTGGCGCATTGTCCTTCCAGTCGCTGCATGGTCGAGGTGTTGACCGTGTCGGCCATCACGGCGTTGACGAACTGGTCCAGCGTGACGAAGGTGCTGTTCACCTTGCCGGCCAGGCAGTTGTAGAAGGCGTGCAGCTGGTCGTGATCCAATCCTGCCGGAAGCATCTTCCGGGCCACGAGCTGCTCGTAGGGGAAGATGTGGCGCATGTTGCGGGCATCGGCCTGCAACTCCTCGACGACGGTCTCGACGATCACCAGCTGTACGGTGTCCTCCACGCCGGGCATCGTGACGAAGGTCGCATAGACGGGGTAGTCGCCTTCGAGGGCGGTGGCTACGTCGTCCGAGAAGAGGATGAACTCCGCATCGGTCAGGTCGTTGAGGTAGGCCATCTGGCGGTAGTCGCGCAGCATTTCGCGCATCTCCTTGCGCTGCTCGCGGTTCCACTTGCGTTGCTCGGAACAACCGAATCCGGCTGCAAGGATCAGCATTACCGGCAGATAGAGTAGGATTTTTTTCATGACGATTGAATTTTTTACGTTACGACGCGTAAAATCGCAACAGTTGTGCCAAAAAGAGTTATCTTCGCTTCTGCGTAAAAACTTGCGATCATGGATATTCTCGAATACCGCGATTACTGCCTTTCGCTGCCTTTCGTGGAGGAGAGCACGCCCTTCGACGAGACGACGCTCGTCTTCAAGGTCGGCGGACGCATGTTCACCTACGCCGGAATGGAGGATTTCCGGCGCCTGGCCGTCAAGTGCGATCCCGACGAAGCCGTCGGGCTGCGCGAGCGCTACGAGGGGGTCGAGGCGGCGTGGCACGGCAACAAACGCCACTGGAACGACCTCTACGTCGACCGCGATCTGAGCGACGCTTTCGTGCGCGAACAGATCCGCCGCTCCTATATGCTCGTCCTGCGGCATAACGTCACGCCCCGCACGCTGCGCGACGAGATGCTGGCGCATGTCGCCCGTCACGGCCTTCCCGAATAACCGGATATGGATTTCAACCGCTATATCTCGACCGGCGAGTTCGCCGCACTGGCGGATTGGTTCCGCAGCGACGGAGAGGTCGTGCATTATGCTGCGGGCGATCGTTTCGCGAGACAGGGATGCCGCAATCGCCATTGCGGAGTGGTCGGACGGGGCGCTTTCCGCTATGTGCACCTCGCCCGTTCGGGCGAGCGTCACGTGGTGGGGTATGCCTTTGCCGGAGAGTTCGTGGGCGATTATGTCGCGATGTGCGGCGATCGGCCGTCGCAGGTGAGCATCGAAGCGATGTGCGACTGCACGGTGTGGCGTGCGGACGACGATCGGCTCGAAGCTTTTTACCGGGCCGGTCCGGCGTGCGAACGGCTGGCGCGCCGGCTGGCCGAACGTCTGACCTGCGAACTTTACGAACGGATGTTGCAGCTTTATGCTTGTACGCCGCAGGAGCGTTACGAGACGCTGTTGCGGCGTTGTCCGGAGCTGCTGAACATCGTTGCGTTGAAGGAGCTGGCCTCCTATCTGCGCGTGCGGCCCGAAACGCTGAGTCGCATTCGCGGCCGCGTGCGGTGAGAAATTGATTCGGATCAAGCGTTTTTTCTCTTCGGATAGCTACTTTCGCCCCGATGAAAAGAGCGATCGTTATCGGCGCCACGTCGGGAATCGGACGCGGCCTGGCCGAAGAATTGGCGGCGCGGGGCTACCGCGTCGGACTCGTGGGGCGAAGGGAGGCGCTGTTGCGCGAAATCGCGGCGGCCGATCCGGCGGCGTACAGCTGTGCCGTCGCCGACGTTACGCAGCCGGATGCAGCGCTCGCTGCATTGGACGGTTTGGTCGCGGTGTTGGACGGTTTGGAGTTGTGCATCGTCGCGGCCGGTACGGGAGACCTGAATCCCGATCTCGACTTTACGGTCGAGGCGTCGGCGATCCGTACCAATATCTTGGGCTGGACGGCGGTCGTCGACTGGGCCTGCCGGTTGTTCGAGCGGCAGCGCGGCGGCCATCTGG
Coding sequences within it:
- a CDS encoding MmcQ/YjbR family DNA-binding protein; the encoded protein is MDILEYRDYCLSLPFVEESTPFDETTLVFKVGGRMFTYAGMEDFRRLAVKCDPDEAVGLRERYEGVEAAWHGNKRHWNDLYVDRDLSDAFVREQIRRSYMLVLRHNVTPRTLRDEMLAHVARHGLPE
- a CDS encoding SDR family NAD(P)-dependent oxidoreductase — translated: MKRAIVIGATSGIGRGLAEELAARGYRVGLVGRREALLREIAAADPAAYSCAVADVTQPDAALAALDGLVAVLDGLELCIVAAGTGDLNPDLDFTVEASAIRTNILGWTAVVDWACRLFERQRGGHLVVISSVGGLRGSGAAPAYNASKAYQINYAEGLRQRVAKSGLPVTITDIRPGLVDTAMAKGEGLFWVQPVAKTVRQILRAVERRRHVAVVTRRWRIAAWLLRHLPESLYLKM
- a CDS encoding diacylglycerol/lipid kinase family protein, whose product is MVASSPHVEEHQWFAIVNPVAGNGRGLDEFPRISKLLREQQIHCEAVFSEHKFHAVELTVEAVRRGYRRIIAVGGDGTLHEVVNGLFIQQVVPPSEVLLAVIAVGSGNDWIRMFGIPQNCADAIRAIREEHSFLQDVGVVSYEEAKYRQSRYMVNVAGAGYEAQVVRCFNHLKKKGRRGRWLYTWSVIRSFFRYKPTGTKVWVDGKRVYNDLLLSIALGVGKYNGGGIQQLPDAVADDGMFDISLVRPIHFWHIIFRFHKLFNGKIYEIRHILRERGGTIRIESSPEIEVELDGELLGHTPLEFTMLRRAIRVVVSREFLESME
- a CDS encoding Crp/Fnr family transcriptional regulator, with the protein product MDFNRYISTGEFAALADWFRSDGEVVHYAAGDRFARQGCRNRHCGVVGRGAFRYVHLARSGERHVVGYAFAGEFVGDYVAMCGDRPSQVSIEAMCDCTVWRADDDRLEAFYRAGPACERLARRLAERLTCELYERMLQLYACTPQERYETLLRRCPELLNIVALKELASYLRVRPETLSRIRGRVR